TCCCTTCAGCTACCAGGGCTTTCGCCGTCGCTTCAAGACTACCGTCTTTCATGATGAGATTCCCTCTCACGTGCCTTTGTTAGTCGAAAAAGCAAAAGAAATGCCATTGAGTTCAAATTGGAGCACTCATGATAATAATACAGTGAAATGGTTTCAAGCAGTGCGGTTTGATGTTCAAAGTACAACGGTGCTTGATGACGCAGGTGTGTAGACACCTCCAGGGGCGTCCGACACTCAGGTGTGTGTAGGATAGCTTATTCCTTACAACACCGAAGCCCATCCTAGCCTAAAGTCCCTCAGAACCTAAGAAGAAAAAATGGGGAAGAATGGGGCAAAGGAGTTGTTAAGACTGTTCTCTTTTGGGACATGAGTTGACAGTAGGGGAGGACAAAAAGTTAGAGTTTTTTCTTTCTTCGAGAATTTCATTTGGAATACTCATGTCAGATAATCCGCAAGAAATCTACGTCATTCGTCATGGAGAGACGAAATGGAGTTTGAGCGGCCAACATACCGGAACCACAGATTTGCCTCTCACCGAAAATGGTCGAAATCTGGCGAGGCTTCTCAAGCCCCTATTTGCCAATCACTCCTTTGACTTTGTTCTCACCAGTCCTCTGCAGCGTGCCCGGGAAACATGTCTGTTGGCAGGATTTGGCGAGAAGGCAGAGGTGGACGGCAATCTTGTTGAATGGAATTATGGAGAGTATGAAGGGCTTACCTCCAAGCAGATTGATGAAAAAAGACCCGGTTGGATAATTTTTGCCGACGGTTGTCCGGGTGGCGAAACCCCCGAGGAGGTCGGCGCCAGGGCCGATTGTGTCATAGCCAGGGTCCGAACGGTGAGTGGCGATGTTGTCCTATTTGCTCATGGTCATATATTGCGAGTGTTGGTCGCTCGATGGCTCGGTCTACCAGCCGCCGCAGGCCGGCATTTTCTCCTTCAGACCGGCACATTAAATGTTTTGAGCTATTATCGGGGAATTCCTGCCGTGAAGATATGGAATGCTCCACTTATTTCCGCCGAATAAGGCATTTAGCTACTCCGCCTCCCGCCTTAAAGGTTTTCTCAAGATTGCCATGTATGGCCTGGTCTCCTGACCTTCATGAGATGGTAGACGTTCACTTAACGGAATTAAAACAGAGGAGGGGCTGAGGCGCATTGGCGGGTCGGCGGAACATATTGGGGCTTTTGAAAAAAGCCGGCAGCGGCGTTCTCGCCATTTTTCCGTGCTCACGTACTGGAAGTACGCTCTGCGCGCAAAAATGACTGCGGCCTTCCCTTCGGCATGACTCAGTGCAGGACTGGACGAACCCTTCGAAAGGCTCAGCGCATGCTTTTTTGAACCGCCCGGAGGGCTCTCATATGCAACGTGCCAGTGGGTCAATATGCCCTTGGAAATTATTATTATTCAACACTCCCTTGAATGAAAACGAGGACGGTCTCCTTGTTCCGTGGTAAGCGTAGACGCTCTTTGACTGTTTAGAGCGGGAGATCTTTGGGAATAGAGTAAGGAGTCGAGACGACAGGCTTACTCAAGAGTAATAGGCCGCCACCAGGACGTCCGATACAAGCTTTTTCGTATATGTAGGAGAGTAATGTCTCGGCTTCTGTCACTGGAACCACGATATTTACCATCCTCACCAAAATTGACTCGGGTAACCCTCCCTTTTTCGTGATTGCTTCCCGAAGGGCAGCAATGCCTCGACAGGAAACACTCTCCGCGCGAATGATGCCCTTTTCCTCGCGCAACGTCTTGAGCAAGACTCTGTCCGTGCCGTCATCGGGCAAAACGCAGGTAATAATCTGACGCTGTCATGTGCGTGTTTGCCTAGCTGCTGCGATTGAGTTCTCTGGTCAGCGAAACCATCCTGCTCGGGAGCAAGGCGGGCGCGGTACTTACGATAGCCTTAACCCAGTTGCCCAAGGCTGTTCGGAGTCGAGGGTGGCGAGGAGCACTTCCTCGAGCGTCTCATCATCCTGGGCGGCTAGCTCCCCGATACCACCACAGGAGCGTTAAAGCTGGTGATATGCGATCTGTCCACTTCACCCATCGTTGATCTTACCGGTGTGCGCATGCTGGCAACCCTGCATGCGATACTCGAAGCGATGGGGATTCGCCTTCCACTCGTTTCGCCGCACGCAACGGTGCGCGATATCCTGCACGCCGAAGGATTGGAGGAACGTGTCGGCTACTTTGGCCATGGGGTCATGGTGGTTGATACCATTGACGAGTTACAGGGGTATCCAGGAGCGAGGAGACAAGCCGCTCAAATTCCACCGGCAACATAGCATCCACCCTCACCCCTGCGTATTTCGCGTCGACCGGGCAGATCCTGCTAATGGGTACCACCGCTTTCCATCCTTTGGCGGTTCGGCGGGAAATTTTTGACGCCGGACCTCATGACCTCCGGCAGATTTCAGCTTCCTTCGAGTTTATCTTTTCTTAAAGGAGGGTAGGGCGCCATCCTTTTGGTTGGCTTTCATCTCGACTCACACTCAAAATCTAGATTATCCCGATAAAAATGATTGCAGGGGTCCTCATGTTATAGAATGAAAGGTATATGTTCCGACCCTCACGAAAATTTTGGATCAGCCTGGCTCTCATTTTTGTAACCTGTGGCGTTCTTGCCTATGTGTTATTCCCGTTTATCAAAACCGAACTCTATCGCGAAACCCTTGAACGGGGGTTTTCGGCGGCCATGGGAAGAACGGTTTCCCTGGAAGGACCTCTCTCTCTGACTTTTTCCTTGCATCCGCGGTTAATTCTGGAACATGTTTCTGTGTCTAATCCTC
This region of Nitrospira sp. MA-1 genomic DNA includes:
- a CDS encoding histidine phosphatase family protein → MSDNPQEIYVIRHGETKWSLSGQHTGTTDLPLTENGRNLARLLKPLFANHSFDFVLTSPLQRARETCLLAGFGEKAEVDGNLVEWNYGEYEGLTSKQIDEKRPGWIIFADGCPGGETPEEVGARADCVIARVRTVSGDVVLFAHGHILRVLVARWLGLPAAAGRHFLLQTGTLNVLSYYRGIPAVKIWNAPLISAE
- a CDS encoding STAS domain-containing protein, yielding MICDLSTSPIVDLTGVRMLATLHAILEAMGIRLPLVSPHATVRDILHAEGLEERVGYFGHGVMVVDTIDELQGYPGARRQAAQIPPAT